taaacaaaactcaatatttatggctccgattctgtagtttacagaaacaccccatatgtggtcataaattgctgtacaggcacacggcagggcgcagaaggaaaggaatgccatacggtttttggaaggcagattttgctggactggttttttgacaccatgtcccatttgaagcccccctcatgcacccctagagtggaaactccccaaaaagtgaccccattttggtaactacaggatagggtggcaattttgttggtactattttaggttacatatgatttttggttgctctatatttcactttttgtgaggcacggTAACAAGAAATGGccattttggcagtttttattttttttgttatttacaacattcatctgaggtTAAATCAtgtggaatttttaattttttttttatagagcaggttgttacggacgcaacaataccaaatatgactgtttgtttcagttttacataaagcctatatttatgattttttatgtttccataattttataaaaaatttttttttttactttatttggggaaaatgactttACTTTCTGaaacttttacttttatttttgggggggggggggggggggggtaacattttttgtcccactttgggggtctggttccctttacaatgcattccaatacgaGCACTCTCATCCTGGGTCCATAAGGTGTTAAAGCAACTTTTATAAGTAATGGGCACTTGTTTTCTCAGGAAAATAATTTCTGAACCACAATTCCTTCTGGATTTAGGTCATTGTACTAAAAGCAGTAACAACTCACTGTTTTCCTGCTGCTCCTGTTCAAATATTTCCCAGGTCCTCTGCAGCCAGCAGTTGGCCAAGAGGTTACTTGCTGTATCAAGATGGACCAGGAAGAGGCGAAATGGGAGCAGCAGAGCATTAGTGAAATGGAGTCAGTCAACTCCCAGATCAGTTTTAAAGTAAGCTTACCATGGAAGGTAGGTGCCCCAAAACATCACCCATACCTTTCTTGTCAAAAATCCAGTCTCCTAATCCTGAGAAGtgcttatttttatgcaaatgtttttttttgtgcaccATGGGCAGCCCTGTTTGGTGCACCACCACTCCTTTATAAAATTCCTAGAAGTTTGAAGCAACGAGAGACGCAGAAGCCAGACACACCTAATAAAAGTGGCCCTGCCCATGCTGGTATGTTTAGGGGCACCTACCCTACATGTTGGTATACTTCTGTTGAAACTGATCGggaaggtgacagactcccttgaaGACAGTATCACTTTTGTTTCATGTCCCCCTGATCCATTTTAAGAAGTTTAACCAGCCAGACAACTTTTTTAACCCATTTCTATGAGTGCATGAAGGCGAAGACGAAAAATAATTCACATGATTTCTATACAGATCGTTGACCATTACCTTTACTGTTTCTTTGTGAATTAAAACAAAAATTGATGTCAAAcattatttctcccccatttCCCACAATCCCCCTGTATTTATCTACAAGTGTAGTGCAGAGAAACCCATCATACAAGTGAAAAGACATTTTCAGAGGAACCACAAATACCATGACATTCAGAACTACTTAACTGATGGTAAAGCTTCAAATAGGTCAGTGTTATTGTTAAGGACTTGAAAAGAAAATGTAAGAACACGCCGGAACTAAAGAGGTCAGGGGTAGtagtatataaaaattaaaaaaaagttaaagccaATTATTTCAAGTTAATTTTTATAACAAGTATCATTGTTAAGCATAAATGATTTATTCTACAACGAATAATAGCAATTACATGGGCGGAGGGCCAATAGGTACCAAACAAAGTGCTGGTTCTACATGCTCCTCAAGGTGTATTCCTTACTCCAGAGTTGCAGAGTTTGATGAAACAAGCAATAGATATAATCGTATATACTGATCAGCGGGATTATGTTCCGGTGGTGTATGTGTAAAGCAATCGCTGTGATTAGAGCAAGTCCTAAGGACACGTGAGAAGAGTTAGCACATGACAAAGGTCACTTGCAGAACAGTGTTAAGACAACTTGCTAACGGCAATGTCATACAACAGTCTAGGACATATTTCGCACAGGGAAAGAAGGCAGATAAAATATTTAATATGTAATGCACATAGACCAGATTTGATAGAATTAACTAGAACCAAAATGAACAGTTAGACCATGTGAAAACCCTGCAAAAATATGACTGATATCTGCTGGGGAAtgctttttttagaatattagtttTCCACAAAATGCAGCAAAGTGCATACCGTCCTAACAATGTACATAAGTTATTAAATAAAGAACAGGATTAAAAAGAATATAAATGAAGCTTTAAGTAGGTCTTTTCTACATGCATATTATTCTTCATTAAAGAAAAACCATATGTAAAAAGGCCATTGGTAATTGCTCAGTAATCAGCTGTAGAAAATGCCAATTCTGTGGTCACGCACTCCGACAGTATACCGCTTAGTCTCGGATTTGGTTACTTTATTTCCTCATTTAAATACTGTTAATTTCGGTTACCCCAATGGTAAAAGAATAGGTGACTTGGAATATGGCAATCTTCCTGATAGGACAAGTATCTGCTCAGTTCACACATTTATCCGGAACAGCATCCGCCCGCGCTCTGTGCCTGTGGTTCGTCATCGACAATCTGTACTCCTCTCCTAGACGCCCCTGACTGGCTTGGCCCGTTACCTTTGGCTCTTTCATCTACTTGTGCTGTTTCTATCATTCCTATGGAAATTAAAGTTCAATGTTAATCTATAACTTGGACACACTGCAATCCAGTAAAGTACATGCATCGTTCACATGGCggaaaaatccacagcaaaatctgcagcatgattACCCATTGCGTAAACTGACCTACATAAAAATGGATTTAAAATCCGCACACTctgtaggtagcttagtggtaggaacccatgccacgctgagataccttgacggtggtgcaaaagggctccgctgtgttcctgacaggaatacattggccaaagtctcagttcttatcagcttgagggattagccagtgttgtcagttgcacatcattgtggtgcacctctCGCAGGGATTTATGAAGATTTAGTTCCCACTAACAGTTTTTATATGAAATATGACCACCACAATGTAAAGTCATATACCGCAGGGTGCACTGTCTGAGGGGTGCTCTGATAAACTGAAaggttgcggggggggggggggggggggggggggaatacttcACTCCCAGATGCCccaacagtcacattaaaattggaaataacccccccaaaaaaaaaataaagcactccAATTGCAGATTTTGAATTTGTGTGTGATGTGAATAAAGTTGACGCACAACTTGGGCGACTGAAGTGacaaaactaccgtattttttgctttataagacgcactttccccctcCAAAAGTGGGGAGAAAGTGGCCATGtctcttataaagcaaatagagCAGTATGACTTGGCCGGCACATCGCAGGCCGTGCTGCATAGGCATAGCGGCCTGCAATGTGCCAGTGACATGTAAACAAGGGTGCTATAAGGGCCCGGAGCAGTCCCTGAACTTCATTAAGCCAGGCCCCAGTCAGAGCAGCCATCACATTTaaagtgtatgcagcagcccctagcAGTGCTGCTTTGCTAAACTAGCTGCAATTGCTCATCTGCAGTACTCACCATGCACGAAGGCCAGCAGCGCACATCACTCAGTCATGCTACGGCCCTACCCACTTAATTAATGCCTGAGTGAGTGACGTGCACTGCCAGCCTGCTGTGTGCAtagatccgccataacagtgtcctccacagacgcccccccacacacacgttcaaaacccaccaaaagcacaccatttggttctaaatattttttcttaatttcctcCACAAACCCTAGGTGTGCCTTATAAAGAGAAAAGTACGGTAATTTTAATCTTAAGGACCAGTACCATTTTCCCCTCTGTGTTCCAGCAgtgattatttatatatatttaaccattttggggtacatatgtatTAAATAACTCACTTATTTTTAGGGGCAACaaatagcaatttaaaaattttgtgAGGTTTATTTTTACGGTGGTGCCCGTTTGAACAAAATCTTATTGTGTTGCTGCATTCAAAGACCCAGGACGTTTTAATTTTTCTGACAATGCAACTGGGCGAGGGCCAATACAAGATTTCTCTCTAAGGATATCTATCGTTATTACTGAAGCATGTAACACGTATCAAAGATGGCTAAGAGTTCATCATGTTCCTTtcatgcaaggggggggggggagaaacacACATGCAACAGAGCAAGTATGCTGTCTGACTGCCCCACATATCATCCTCCAGACTGGCTGAGTACACAGCTAAAGATGTGAGACTTATGTATATAGGGAGATATAGCCTTTAGAAATTGGGTTAGGAGTGAAATCAGTTGAAACCTGCCTTTAGCTGCCATCACTCCCAACTTTAATTCTAAATACTCCCTACCAGAAATTGGTGGCATACCGCTAGCTCTCTAGAACAGGGCCTCaaagtaggggtgcaccgaaatttcggcggccgaaaatgcacctaatctgtttctgccaatatttttacatatcggccggaaatagcggggagggactgggaggaggagcttggGGCcgatgcgttcactgtgctccggcccccagctccagtagttataaaaagtgtgcaattaatacagattctattcatgaggcccccctctgcagtattatattcaatacagccacatcctactcacagggctgtgctggccggccagacgagcagcagcgtcacgactgacgtcacatgcctgcaccgcctccttcattcagaaagtaggccgggcacatgacgtcagtcgtgacgctgccgctcctctgcccggccggccagccttaagatgacagccctgtgagtaggatgtaatactgcagagggggcctcatgaatagaatgcttattaattgtacaacattttataactactggagctgggggccggagcacagtgaacgcaccggcccccagctcctcctcccagtccctccccgctattttctattaattgtacaatggggggggggggggctgtggatggcactgttatggggtgggggtctgtggatggcactgttatgaggtgggggggggggtctgtggatggcactgttatgaggagggtggggggtcttttaaaagtatttgggcaaaaaggcagtttcggtttcggtcaaggggtatcctgaattttcggaccagaattttcatttcggtgcacccctacctCAAAGTGAACCAGGGCACACCGCACAagcacggccaccctccattcacttctatgggagtcctgaaaatagctgagcgctaagggctctttcacacgagcggatcctgtgAAAGGAGCTTTCTGGAAGTAGAGTATTGatgatagatcattaatattgcTTCatgcctctctgatctttttttactacaaaatcagtgagataaagttgtcactgtgattttgtagtaaagagatcacagagaggcacggagcgttgtcagtcatgttaatgctccgtgtctctgctgtccagaacgggGCTTGTTTCTTTCACACAGTGGATTACCTGCACGGCATTCGCTcgagtgaaagagcccttagcgctCAGCTATTCCTAAAACTTCCATAGAGGTGACCATACTTATCTATgagagttctggaaatagccaaCTGCACCCACCCGTatgcatatcctagagatatgacaCCAATGTATGCCCTTTAAGGtaagtgactgatgaacatgatgtcactggcctaggaagaggctactGTACTTACTGCAGTGCCATGACCTCTTTAAATGGCTGATGAGTGTAGTGCCAGGCtttggaaccccactgatcagatattgatgatctatcatcaATACTCTACTTCCGGAAAGCTCCTTTAAGAGTTTGAGGGATCCTGTCAACATTTTCTTTCCACCAATGTGGCTTCATACCCAACAGTAATAGGCTTGTACAGATGCCCCTGTCTAAACTGTCCCTTGCTGCACTTGGTTTAAATTGAAGTTATAACGTAGAGCTCACTGCATGTaaattaccctaaaatagtcaTGTGGGTGGTACCAGTCTCCCAAGGAGTCATAGTTGTGGCACGAATGACATCCCAAAGGCTAAGGCTGGGATATGTTGTTACAATCCAAGGCCAGTACACATCACTTCACTGTGGAACTGGATTGTAGTTACATATCCTAGCAAGTGTGACCcttcaaggggggtggggggagtttaCACTTTATGCTCCATACAAACCTATTACCATGAGGTATAATGTTATGGTATAACttaggggtaaaaaaaagtgtgacagaacccccccccaaaaaaaaaaaaaaaaaaaaaaagtttcattttaagatggcagagtccctttaagtctcTTAACCTAACAGTTTTACATTGGAATGGCTTTTTCTAAAATAAATTCCCTAGAGCATATAGATGTGAAAAGGAGGGGTACCATTAGCCAGAAAGAACTGCCACAGTTGTGGCAACAACTAACGCCCTTGCTGATTGGGAAAGGGTACTTTCCCATTAGCTGGAGGAGagtccggcaggtgaacagcctgtcagatctgactataatggggacgagggCAGAGTTCCAGCAGcggcgcacggcgagaggcagccggactaaaactacgacatgcagtacttttagtttgGCTGCCGCGCCACCAgaactcctccccccccccccctccttatagtcaatggggacagagtggcagtctgggggcacgcGTGAATTAgcgtcaggacagatccgacaggctattcacccgatggaacagcctgccggactcccctgccactagtgtgaaactagcccaaTACAAGAGCACACCATTAATTTGAATGGCcactatatagcgctatataattTTGCTGGGTCAGCCTGTTGCAATTAACCTTTTAGAACAAGGAGAAACTGCCTGTAACGACACTAGGAAATTCACCCAGAATACCTACTTTTACACAGATCAAGGAATAACTCTTCAATTCCCTTATTTTGCTTGGCTGAAGTATGATAGTGCTTTGCACCCACAGATTCTGCATACCTGTGAACAAAAGACCAAAAGCAAGGAATTCACAAAGATTCacttaaaagataaaaaaaaaaaaaaggaagtaatGAAATTATATTAAACATACGCTTCTGCTTCTTGAACAGAGACATGTCTCTCTTTTTCCAAATCTACTTTATTTCCTGTTTGagagaaggaaaaagaaaaaaggctgTACTGTGATAAAAATCATTACATAAAGCAAGGACTTTTTTTTCATGGAATATGTTTTATTGCcctctgattaacttttattaagggctcatttacacaACCGTAAATTAGTGTCCGCATCCATAATTGCGTtgtgtggccctgcaaaaaaaagatACGTGTCCTAGTCTTTCctgcaattgcgggcaagaataggcatttctatcaaaaGGGATCACCATTCTGTTCTGAATGTGcgcggccggtatccatgttttgctgaTCTGCACTCTACAGACTGCAAAAGAGATCTGGtcctctgaatgagccctaactctttATTCTGTAGGTTGGTGCAATCACAGCGATACCCACcaatacatcccccccccccccatctttgaTCCATAATAGCAATAAGGAAAATGTTTAATGTTACCTCATTCTATAAGCCATAATGTGTTTATTTCTTAgtcaatgtattttttattttaagaacACCATTTTTGGGTGCGTATAAATGATTTGCTAACATttgcagagaaaaaataaaataaaattataatatatatatatatatatatatatatatatatatatatatatatatatatatatatacatacactttaTTTTAGGTTACTTCACAAACTGATTGCTTCTATGGTGCTTTGGTGTACTCCGTATACCAAAGCATTATTCATTTCAGGAACAAACCAGCAGTCAATTTACAGTATAAGCCTATTAAGCACAGCATAGTAGGCATATAGCATGGCAGGCTTGAGGACGTTAGGCACTGAGGGAGCCGCCATCCATAGGGTTAATGCTGCAGTGCCCTGCTCGGTCTTCCCTGTGGCGGCATTTTGCAACTTCAACTACTGTTTATTAATGGTGCAGATCAGATGCCGGGGGCTGTAGTCGTGAGCAGTCTACAAGCTGCTGATAcatggcaataaaaaaataaaaaaatataatctagCGTTGACACCTTGTTAACAAAACCCCCACATGTACAGCAAAGCAGTGCAATCTGATGTTTCCATAATTTATAACCCCTTAGTGGCAGGTATAtaataaccccttaaaggggtagtcagGCAATTTCACGCCAACCTCGTCCACCGTGTATGGGATAACTAATAGATCGTGGGCCAAGCATGTGAACAAGAGGCTACATACCATGCAGGCCCCCTGATCAAACAGAAtggcaggttgagcatgcgcACATCTGCTCCAGTCACTGTTTTGCTCTACACCCAATCTCCACGCACATGCCCTACCTGCCGCTCCATTTCAAGAGCCAAGTCAAAATAGCCCTTTAAAAGGGCTCTCCAGCCCTTCATGCTCACCTACTGCACGTCGCATCGTCCCAGTGATCTACCAGTATCTGGCTTGTAAACTTCCAGATGAGGTCATGTGTGCTAATGCAGCAATGACTGGGAACATCGAAGATCACAAAACAGAGCCCGGAACCCCGAGAAGATCAGTGGGAGAACAGGGCCAAAAGGCTGGAAAACCCTTCAAGAGAAGCAGTCACAACTGTCATACTAACTACTTCAATTACCCATGTAAGAACTGTGGAGCATCTACTGGACACTGGCAGAATGTGCAGGGACATACTGCCATCTGGTAACACCATTCAACCCCAAATTTCCAGGAGGAATGACAATGCAGATTTCTAAGGACAAAATTGTTCCAGAAaacacaagtatttactaaaaaagGACATGCCAGGATGTGGAAAGGGCTGCAATCCGTGGCAGAAAAATCTGTAGCAGTTCAGTGGCCGAAAACAGGTCGTTTTTGGGGACAGATTTCTAATTTGGTGGAGAGTATTCACAAGCATTTTAGGTTCAGGATTTAGAGTTCTTGGAAGCATTGGTCACTTTTTACCATCCAGCCCTGAGCAGAGAAAATTCTGAAGAGTTTCTGGTGGCAGAAACGCTGCCAAAACAGATTCCAAATATGTctgcttccccattgactttaatgcaaATTGGTTTCCGTGATGGAACCAATACAGATTTTAATTGTGTGAACAGCCCCTCAAGggccaagcatttttttttccatcccagTCTTTCAAAAGCCATCCGCTTTTCATATCTCTGTTGGGGTAGCTTAGGATGAGTTCACATCTGTTAGGTggaacaggcccccccccccccattgtttcTTTGGGATTTGCTTATAAATGACAAGTGGGATAATGGTAATACcaagttgtatttttatatattttatctacTTACTGCACAAAATAAAATAGGTGTTAGTTTTTCTATATTCTGACAGTAATAATGTTTAGACTTTTCTGTCCGTGTATGGGGCttgtttggttttttttttggtaccattttttttttttttttgaggttgAGTGACACACTATGCGTTCACTGTGCGGATTTTATGGTAATTTTTACTACTAATAAAAGGTTTTCTAAAGCCATTTGTACTTCTGTATTGCTTTGCattaatcctgtctgtgtaaAGCTGTCTATTAGGCCCTGCCATACATTCAAGGGGGAGAATACGTCCAAGGGTATCTTCACAAACAACAGATTTGTTGCAGGCATACAGATACTGTATTGACCCATAGAATTATACCGGTGCAGTATTCAGAACCTGTTCATTATGGATACTACCGTGTGCACAAGGCCTTTAACTCAAAAACAGCCATTTAAAACGATACCTACCTACTATACATAAACAGATTTCATTCCCCAGCATTTTCCGCAGTTCCTTTACCCAATTTTTTACCTGGAAAATAAAAAGATCCATATAAAACATGAACAAAAACTTACTGACACCAAATAATTAAGTGTGGTTAATAAAGAAGTTGTCCCTTTTGGTTATTTATGGCATAACCGCaatatatgccataaatgtccatcaGGTGAAAGTACCA
The Bufo gargarizans isolate SCDJY-AF-19 chromosome 2, ASM1485885v1, whole genome shotgun sequence genome window above contains:
- the RAB21 gene encoding ras-related protein Rab-21, which produces MAAGGGGAGGSKTYSFKVVLLGEGCVGKTSLVLRYCENKFNDKHITTLQASFLTKKLNIGGKRVNLAIWDTAGQERFHALGPIYYRDSNGAILVYDITDEDSFQKVKNWVKELRKMLGNEICLCIVGNKVDLEKERHVSVQEAEAYAESVGAKHYHTSAKQNKGIEELFLDLCKRMIETAQVDERAKGNGPSQSGASRRGVQIVDDEPQAQSAGGCCSG